The window TTTTATTACTAAGGAAATATCGATTGGAGATTATGTACTGTCGGGAGGAGAGCTAGGAGCTGCCGTTTTATGTGATGCTGTAATACGCCTCATTCCAGGAGTTCTTAATGATGAAACCTCTGCGCTGACAGATTCATTTCAGGACAACCTTCTCGCTCCCCCGGTTTACACCAGGCCTGCTGACTACAAGGGTTGGAAAGTACCGGAAATACTCCTAAGCGGCAACTTTCCGAAAATTGAAAAATGGCGTGAAGAAAAGGCATTTGAACATACAAAAAACAGAAGACCAGACCTTTTGGAAGAATAATTTCATGATAATAATTGTTAATTCTACATAATTAACTTATCTTTGCATCCGTTTCGAAATAACCTCTGGCGATAGACGTGAACGTTACTTCGATTTAATTATTATTAAACTATAATCATGGAACCGTTAGTAAAATTTGTACAAGAACAGTTTGTAGAAAAAAAAGAATTTCCTGAATTTTCAGCAGGTGATACAATTACTGTTTATTACGAAATTAAAGAAGGTGAAAAAACACGTACTCAGTTTTTCAGAGGTGTTGTAATCCAAAGAAGAGGTTCAGGAGCATCTGAAACTTTTACTATCAGAAAAATGTCAGGTACAGTTGGTGTGGAAAGGATTTTCCCAGTAAACATGCCGGCATTACAAAAAGTTGAAATCAACAAAAGAGGTAAGGTTCGTAGAGCTCGTATCTTCTACTTCAGAAATCTTACCGGTAAGAAAGCAAGAATTAAAGAGGTTAGAAAATAATGCTGACTATTATTTCTTTATAATACAAAAGAGGCGCTTCGTGAAGCGCCTCTTTTATTTCCCTTATGTTAAAATGCCGATTCTTATTGATTTTCAGATGCATAATCACTATATTTATAGTGCTTTGTTAGGCATTATGTTCTTTAAAATAATTTTATTCTTTAATTACGTCTCGAAAAGCTACTGCTATGATGTATAGAACAAGAGCTTGACAGAAAGTTTGAATCAATTTTCTTGGTCAGTGCCGAAATAACCGGGATAAATACTTCACGGTTGAAGTAGGAAGTTAAAGAATATAAGTAGCATCTGTCATATAATAGAGATGCTTTTTTTGAAATAATAGTATTTACCGCAACTGGAGTTTGCAAAATCGATGGGCTTTTATACATCGAAATATGGAGATATTGTTATTTCAGAAGCCATATCATCGTAATAAAAAAACAATGATATGGCTTTTTGTTTTTTATCATAGACTCCCCTCTATATCTGTCTGAAAAAGAGTTTAAAATATGTATATTTGCGACGTTTAAACAAATATTACGCAATTCAAATGTCACAAAATCCTAAAATATTTTATACGAAGACCGATGAAGCTCCTGCCTTGGCAACATATTCCTGGCTTTCTATTGTAGAAGCTTTTACCAAGTCGTCAAATATTAACATAGAAACCAAGGATATATCATTAGCAGGCAGAATCTTGGCTACTTTCCCTGAATATTTAAATGATGAACAAAAAGTAGGCGATGCCCTTGCTGAATTAGGCGAACTGGTAAAAAAACCGGAAGCCAATATCATCAAACTTCCTAATATCAGTGCCTCCATTCCTCAACTTCGAGATGCTATCGAAGAGCTTCAAGCAAAAGGATATAACATCCCAAGCTATCCGGATGAGCCTAAAACAGATGAAGAAAAAGAAGCCAAGTCTCGTTACGACAAAATAAAAGGTAGTGCTGTTAACCCAGTGCTACGTGAAGGAAATTCAGACAGACGCGCCCCTAAGGCAGTTAAGAATTACGCTAAAAAGAATCCTCATTCAATGGGTGCATGGAGTTCAGACTCTGTATCTCATGTGGCCACCATGAATTCCGGAGACTTCAGATCTAATGAAAAATCGCTTACTTCAGATAAAGCACAAACCATTAGCATCCAATTTGTAAAAAAAGATGGTAATGTTAACGTGTTAAAAGAGAACCTGAAAATTCAGGAAGGTGAAATCATCGATGCAACCATAATGAGCAAAAAAGCATTGATCAAATTCCTCGAAGCACAGGTCCAGGACGCAAAAGACAAAAACGTACTTTTCTCTCTGCACATGAAAGCCACAATGATGAAGGTTTCCGATCCTATCATATTTGGTCATGCAGTAAAAGTGTTCTTTAAAGATTTGTTTGAAAAATACGGCGAACTCTTTGAAAAAATAGGCGTTGAAGAAAATAATGGACTTGGGAATCTTATCGACAGCTTGGACAAACTACCGGCTGATAAAAAAGAGGAAATCCAAAATGATCTTAAAAAGATTTTAGATGAAGGTCCTGCTCTTGCCATGGTAAATTCTGATAAGGGAATTACCAACCTACATGTACCAAGCGATATTATTATTGATGCCTCCATGCCTGCCATGATCAGAAATTCCGGCAGGATGTGGAATGCTCAGGGAGAAGCTCAGGATACAAAAGCAGTGATACCGGATAGCAGCTATGCCGGAGTATATCAGGCCACTATTGATTTCTGTAAAGAAAACGGAGCTTTAGACCCTACAACCATGGGGACAGTTCCTAACGTAGGTTTAATGGCTCAAAAAGCAGAAGAATACGGATCTCATGACAAAACATTCGAATTAAATACCAACGGTAAAGTACAGGTAATTAACGAAAATGGCGATGTGCTGATAGAGCATACCGTTGAAGAAGGTGATATCTGGAGAATGTGCCAGGTAAAAGATTTACCTGTACAAGACTGGATCAAATTAGCAGTAAGCAGAGCCAGAGCCACTAATGATCCGGCAGTATTTTGGTTAGATGAAAACAGGGCCCATGATGCCGAACTTATTAAAAAAGTTGAAAAATATCTACCGGAATACGACACAACTGGTTTAGACATATTTATCATGTCGCCAGTACAGGCTACGAACTTCACTTTAGAGCGTATAATAGACGGTAAAGATACCATCTCAGTAACTGGGAACGTCCTTAGGGATTACTTAACAGACCTATTTCCTATTCTTGAAGTAGGCACCAGTGCTAAAATGCTTTCCATTGTACCACTAATGAACGGCGGAGGTTTATTTGAAACCGGTGCCGGTGGTTCAGCACCTAAGCACGTACAGCAATTTTTAGAAGAGGGGCACCTACGATGGGATTCCTTAGGAGAGTTTTTAGCCTTGGCTGTATCGTTGGAGCACTTTGCCGAAACCAACAATAATTCAAAAGCGAAAGTATTGGCAGACGCTCTCGATAAAGGAACCGAAACACTCCTTGACAAGGACAAGTCTCCTTCCCGAAAAGTTGGTGAGTTAGATACCAGAGGTAGTCATTTTTACATGGGAATGTACTGGGCCCAGGCATTGGCCGATCAAAATGAAGATGGTGAATTAAAAGCTCAATTCGAGCCTGTTGCTAAGGCATTAATTGAAAATGAGAAAACCATCATTAATGAATTAAATGGTGCACAGGGCCACAAGGAGAATATTGGAGGCTATTACCTGCCGGAAATAGAAAAAACCACTAAAGCTATGAGACCTAGTGAAACCCTGAATAAAATCCTTGAAAGTATAGCGTAACTAAATTATCAACATAGTTTTATTAAAGTCCTCCTTGTTTAGGAGGGCTTTTTTTGGATCAATCTCAAAAGTTGTGTGTAAATTGAATTTATAGTATGATCTTTGTTTTAAAAACTGACTTTATTGGATCCATACATTGACTTACTAAAGGTTCTCTTACCTGAACTATTAATTACTCATTTCGATATTGCTAAGCATGAAATAAACAAAGATGTTCTTCATCTTTATTTTGAGGAGAAGAATGATATTCCAAAAGAACTTTCCTCTGAGATACTTATTTCACACGGTTTTCATAAAGCAATCACCATTCAGGATTTCCCCGTTCGTGGCAAGCATGTTTATTTACATATCAAGCGCCGTCGATGGCTAGACAAAACCACAGGGCAAGCTGTGCATCGAAATTGGGATTTGGTAGCGCAGGGAACTCGTATGACCGTAGAGTTCGCTGCTTTTTTAAAAGCACTTGGTCAGTACCAAGACTAATGATTGCCACACCATAGGTGGGTTTTATGGAGTTAATGGCAAGAAGTTACAACGACACTATCGAGATTATCTAAGTAATTTTAAAGAGTGGAGGCAAAAGTCCCACGCTAAAGACTGGTTAATCTTTCCTGAGAATATGGGTAAGTATTTATCTATTGATGAGACCGCTCTATCCAAAGGAGAACTCTACACTATTATTACTAATAAAAAAGCTAAAGGTAAGAAAGGTGCTATTGTAGCTATACTTGCGGGAACCAAAGCTGAACCTATTATAGAACAACTGCTTAAAATCCCAAAGACACTTAGAGATAAGGTAAAAGAGATTACTTTGGATATGGCACATTCAATGAAAATGATTGTCAAAAAATGCTTCCCTAAAGCCATACAGGTAACAGATCGATTTCATGTACAAAAACTAGCCCTAGAAGCACTACAAGATATTAGAATCAAACATCGATGGGAAGCTATTGACCTAGAAAATGAACAAATTAAACAAAGTAAGAGTACACAAAAAGTGTTCATTCCAAAAACCTTTCCTAATGGGGATACCAGAAAACAACTCTTGGCTAGAAGTAGGTATCTACTCTATAAAGCACCCAACAATTGGACACAAAATCAACACATACGATCCAAAATCCTCTTTGAACAATACCCCGACATCAAAAAAGCATATGATTTAGTACAAGGATTAAGAAACATATTCAATACAGCTACCTCTATACAAACTGCTTACACCAAGTTAGCACACTGGTATAAGGATGTAGAACAAACAGGGTTTAAAGCTTTTAACACCATAGCTAATACGATAACTATGAACTATAACTCGATCTTGAATTATTTTATAAACAGGAGCACCAATGCTTCGGCTGAATCTTTCAATGCTAAAATAAAAGCGTTCAGAGCACAGTTTAGAGGAGTGAAAAATGTAGAATTCTTCCTTTATAGATTAACTACAATTTTTGCATAAACACAACAATTGGGTATGATCCGTAATTTTCTGCATAGCCTCCGGCAGAAAAGGTAAAAAAAGGGAAGTATAAAAAACAAAAAACCCTTTATCGTTATGATAAAGGGTTTTCAAAGAAGGCGGCGACATACTCTCCCACTTTCGTAGTACCATCTGCGCTGGTGGGCTTAACTGCTCTGTTCGGAATGGGAAGAGGTGAGCCCCACCGCTGTAACCACCTTAAGTCTTTAAGTGACTTAATGCCTACTTTAATAAGGTAACATATTGAGATAAAAATTTATAAGATTTTAACAAGAAAAAGAATCAGTACATAAGCTTACGGGTAATTAGTACTACTCGGCTCCATACATTACTGCACTTCCACCTATAGCCTATCAACGTTGTCATCTCCAACGACCCTTTAAAGAAATCTCATCTTGTGGCGGGTTTCGCGCTTATATGCTTTCAGCGCTTATCCCTTCCCAACATAGCTACGCTGCAATGCTCTTGGCAGAACAACAGCTACACCAGAGGTTAGTCCAACTCGGTCCTCTCGTACTAGAGTCAGGTCCACTCAAATTTCTAACGCCCACAGTAGATAGAGACCGAACTGTCTCACGACGTTCTGAACCCAGCTCGCGTGCCACTTTAATGGGCGAACAGCCCAACCCTTGGGACCTTCTCCAGCCCCAGGATGTGACGAGCCGACATCGAGGTGCCAAACCCCCGTCGATGTGAGCTCTTGGGGAGATCAGCCTGTTATCCCCGGAGTACCTTTTATCCTTTGAGCGATGGCCCTTCCATTCGGAACCACCGGATCACTATGCTCTGCTTTCGCACCTGATCGACTTGTAGGTCTCTCAGTCAAGCTCCCTTATGCCATTGCACTCTACGCACGGTTACCAAGCGTGCTGAGGGAACCTTTAGAAGCCTCCGTTACGCTTTTGGAGGCGACCACCCCAGTCAAACTACCCACCACGAACTGTCCCCCATATACATGGGGTTAGGCTCCGAATAAGCGAAGGGTGGTATTTCAACAATGACTCCACAACACCTGGCGATGCTGCTTCAAAGTCTCCCACCTATCCTACACATCACTTATCCAAAGTCAATACGAAGCTATAGTAAAGGTTCACGGGGTCTTTTCGTCCCACTGCGGGTAATCGGCATCTTCACCGATACTACAATTTCACCGAGCTCATGGCCGAGACAGTGTCCAGATCGTTACACCATTCGTGCAGGTCGGAACTTACCCGACAAGGAATTTCGCTACCTTAGGACCGTTATAGTTACGGCCGCCGTTTACTGGGGCTTCAATTCAATGCTTCTCCGAAGATAACATCTCCTCTTAACCTTCCAGCACCGGGCAGGTGTCAGGCCCTATACTTCATCTTTCGATTTCGCAGAGCCCTGTGTTTTTGATAAACAGTCGCCTGGACCTTTTCACTGCGGCCCCACCGGAGTGGGGCGACCTTTCTCCCGAAGTTACAGGTCGATTTTGCCTAGTTCCTTAGCCATGAATCTCTCGAGCGCCTTAGAATACTCATCCCAACCACCTGTGTCGGTTTACGGTACAGGCTGCATAACTCGCTTTTCTTGGAAGTCGATTCGCTGGATTATCACCGCGGCCGTAGCCTTAGTGTACTATCGGACCCTTTCAAGTCCTTCAACGTACTATTCCATCAGTACGCACCAACCACTCACCTTCGTCACTTTTATTGTTATGCAGGTACAGGAATATTAACCTGTTGTCCATCCACTACCCCCTTCGGGTTCGCGTTAGGCCCTGACTAACCCTCAGCTGATTAGCATAGCTGAGGAAACCTTGGTTTTTCGGCGTGCGGGTTTCTCGCCCGCATTATCGTTACTTATGCCTACATTTTCTTTTCTATGCGCTCCAGCATACCTCACAGTAAACCTTCAACGCCCATAGAATGCTCCCCTACCACTTGTATTAATACAAATCCATAGCTTCGGTGGTATACTTATGCCCGATTATTATCCATGCCCGATCGCTCGACTAGTGAGCTGTTACGCACTCTTTAAATGAATGGCTGCTTCCAAGCCAACATCCTAGCTGTCTAAGCAATCAGACCGCGTTTATTCAACTTAGTATACACTTGGGGACCTTAGCTGATGGTCCGGGTTCTTTCCCTTTCGGACTAGGACCTTAGCACCCTAGCCCTCACTGCTAGTAAACATTATATAGCATTCGGAGTTTGTCAGGAATTGGTAGGCGGTGAAGCCCCCGCATCCAATCAGTAGCTCTACCTCTATATAACTATACTAACGCTGCACCTAAATGCATTTCGGGGAGTACGAGCTATTTCCGAGTTTGATTGGCCTTTCACCCCTACCCACAGGTCATCCCAAGACTTTTCAACGTCAACGGGTTCGGGCCTCCACTGTGTGTTACCACAGCTTCACCCTGCCCATGGGTAGATCACTCGGTTTCGCGTCTACTACTACTAACTATAGCGCCCTATTCAGACTCGCTTTCGCTACGGATCCGTACCTGAAGTACTTAACCTCGCTAGTAACAGTAACTCGTAGGCTCATTATGCAAAAGGCACGCCGTCACCCCTAATGGGGCTCCGACCGCTTGTAAGCGTATGGTTTCAGGTTCTCTTTCACTCCCTTATTCAGGGTGCTTTTCACCTTTCCCTCACGGTACTGGTTCACTATCGGTCTCTCAGGAGTATTTAGCCTTAGCGGATGGTCCCGCCAAATTCAAACAGGGTTTCACGTGCCCCGCCTTACTCAGGATACTGCTACCAGTAACATATCTTACCAATACGGGACTATCACCCTCTATGGTCACTCTTTCCAAAGTGTTCTCATTCAATATGCACCAGATAGCGCAGTCCTACAACCCCAATACAGCCGTAACCGCATTGGTTTGGGCTAATCCGCGTTCGCTCGCCACTACTAACGGAATCACTTTTGTTTTCTTCTCCTCCGGGTACTTAGATGTTTCAGTTCTCCGGGTTTGCTCATCTTACGATGTGACTGGCCTTCAACCAGCCGGGTTGCCCCATTCGGACATTTGCGGATCAATATGTGTGTGCCATTCCCCGCAACTTTTCGCAGCTTACCACGTCCTTCTTCGCCTCTGAGAGCCTAGGCATCCCCCATACGCCCTTATTTAGCTTATTGTACTTTTGCTGTATCACATTATCATTAATGCAATACCGTATTCTTTGATTCTATTCTACTTGTTTGCTTTTCTCGTATATCTTTATCTCAATATGTCAATGAACTTTATAAAGAGCCGACACCGACCATAAGTCAGTAACCAACTCTGTCGCAATACCCTTGAAACTTAACATCTCAAGGCATTGCCTTGTGGAGAATATCGGAGTCGAACCGATGACCTCCTGCGTGCAAGGCAGGCGCTCTAGCCAGCTGAGCTAATTCCCCTTAATCAGTCGGCAGTATAACAGTATTCAGGTACTGCGTACTGTAAACCGTGTACTGTAAACTAGTGCTCAACTTCTAAAATTTCCAATATTTCAATCAATGAACTTTTAATCGTAATTCCCTTGAACTACTTCCGTAGTCTCGGGCAGACTCGAACTGCCGACCTCTACATTATCAGTGTAGCGCTCTAACCAGCTGAGCTACGAGACTTTATCAATTAATAATGAGTAATTAAAAACTAATAAAAAACTTCATAAATGAATAAATCTTATTACTATTCTTAATTTATCATCCTCAATCTTCTTATTGACAGCTAAAAAACAACATCAAACCCTTATAAAAACCTCAGTCAGTTTTCTCTAGAAAGGAGGTGTTCCAGCCGCACCTTCCGGTACGGCTACCTTGTTACGACTTAGCCCCAGTCACTAGTTTTACCCTAGGCAGCTCCTTGCGGTGACCGACTTCAGGTACCCCCAGCTTCCATGGCTTGACGGGCGGTGTGTACAAGGCCCGGGAACGTATTCACCGGATCATGGCTGATATCCGATTACTAGCGATTCCAGCTTCACGTAGTCGAGTTGCAGACTACGATCCGAACTGTGATAGGCTTTATAGATTCGCTCCTTGTCACCAAGTGGCTGCTCTCTGTACCTACCATTGTAGCACGTGTGTAGCCCAGGACGTAAGGGCCGTGATGATTTGACGTCATCCCCACCTTCCTCGCGGTTTGCACCGGCAGTCCCGTTAGAGTCCCCAGCATAACCTGATGGCAACTAACGGCAAGGGTTGCGCTCGTTATAGGACTTAACCTGACACCTCACGGCACGAGCTGACGACAACCATGCAGCACCTTGTAAATTGTCCGAAGAAAAGTCTATCTCTAAACCTGTCAATCTACATTTAAGCCCTGGTAAGGTTCCTCGCGTATCATCGAATTAAACCACATGCTCCACCGCTTGTGCGGGCCCCCGTCAATTCCTTTGAGTTTCACTCTTGCGAGCGTACTCCCCAGGTGGGATACTTATCACTTTCGCTTAGCCACTCACCCCGAAAGGCAAACAGCTAGTATCCATCGTTTACGGCGTGGACTACCAGGGTATCTAATCCTGTTCGCTCCCCACGCTTTCGTCCATCAGCGTCAATCAGTTGTTAGTGA of the Zhouia spongiae genome contains:
- the rplS gene encoding 50S ribosomal protein L19 codes for the protein MEPLVKFVQEQFVEKKEFPEFSAGDTITVYYEIKEGEKTRTQFFRGVVIQRRGSGASETFTIRKMSGTVGVERIFPVNMPALQKVEINKRGKVRRARIFYFRNLTGKKARIKEVRK
- a CDS encoding NADP-dependent isocitrate dehydrogenase, with protein sequence MSQNPKIFYTKTDEAPALATYSWLSIVEAFTKSSNINIETKDISLAGRILATFPEYLNDEQKVGDALAELGELVKKPEANIIKLPNISASIPQLRDAIEELQAKGYNIPSYPDEPKTDEEKEAKSRYDKIKGSAVNPVLREGNSDRRAPKAVKNYAKKNPHSMGAWSSDSVSHVATMNSGDFRSNEKSLTSDKAQTISIQFVKKDGNVNVLKENLKIQEGEIIDATIMSKKALIKFLEAQVQDAKDKNVLFSLHMKATMMKVSDPIIFGHAVKVFFKDLFEKYGELFEKIGVEENNGLGNLIDSLDKLPADKKEEIQNDLKKILDEGPALAMVNSDKGITNLHVPSDIIIDASMPAMIRNSGRMWNAQGEAQDTKAVIPDSSYAGVYQATIDFCKENGALDPTTMGTVPNVGLMAQKAEEYGSHDKTFELNTNGKVQVINENGDVLIEHTVEEGDIWRMCQVKDLPVQDWIKLAVSRARATNDPAVFWLDENRAHDAELIKKVEKYLPEYDTTGLDIFIMSPVQATNFTLERIIDGKDTISVTGNVLRDYLTDLFPILEVGTSAKMLSIVPLMNGGGLFETGAGGSAPKHVQQFLEEGHLRWDSLGEFLALAVSLEHFAETNNNSKAKVLADALDKGTETLLDKDKSPSRKVGELDTRGSHFYMGMYWAQALADQNEDGELKAQFEPVAKALIENEKTIINELNGAQGHKENIGGYYLPEIEKTTKAMRPSETLNKILESIA
- a CDS encoding ISAon1 family transposase N-terminal region protein; protein product: MDPYIDLLKVLLPELLITHFDIAKHEINKDVLHLYFEEKNDIPKELSSEILISHGFHKAITIQDFPVRGKHVYLHIKRRRWLDKTTGQAVHRNWDLVAQGTRMTVEFAAFLKALGQYQD
- a CDS encoding ISAon1 family transposase; its protein translation is MVSTKTNDCHTIGGFYGVNGKKLQRHYRDYLSNFKEWRQKSHAKDWLIFPENMGKYLSIDETALSKGELYTIITNKKAKGKKGAIVAILAGTKAEPIIEQLLKIPKTLRDKVKEITLDMAHSMKMIVKKCFPKAIQVTDRFHVQKLALEALQDIRIKHRWEAIDLENEQIKQSKSTQKVFIPKTFPNGDTRKQLLARSRYLLYKAPNNWTQNQHIRSKILFEQYPDIKKAYDLVQGLRNIFNTATSIQTAYTKLAHWYKDVEQTGFKAFNTIANTITMNYNSILNYFINRSTNASAESFNAKIKAFRAQFRGVKNVEFFLYRLTTIFA